In the genome of Cryptomeria japonica chromosome 8, Sugi_1.0, whole genome shotgun sequence, one region contains:
- the LOC131060579 gene encoding putative respiratory burst oxidase homolog protein H isoform X1, which translates to MNNIQASVAVSARNPNEISQGGNGVQSELHSIVVQGPNEEIQDYGKEEKPMSKTHANQSSSSGGIELESRSSMKSNLGQKLSFSSRVKSEMTARMSTFKINKNSSFSSSNASKRPKFNRTVSSAERGLKSLRFLDRSAEKDAWKTVERRFDQIAVEGRLSRQNFGSCIGMETKEFALELFDALKRRKGLQSDSVSKDELHKFWQDMADQNFDSRLQIFFDMCDKNGDGRISEDEVKEVIELSASANKLQNMKRNAAEYAALIMDELDPDNLGHIEIWQLETLLQGMVKSYGNEEGLKQSKRFCRTMIPQRWRGPIHRYMEVASEYIKEHWRRMWLILLWMAINAGLFTWKFMQYRNRSAFQVMGYCVCVAKGAAETLKFNMALILFPVCRNIITWLRSTFLGSIFPFDDNINVHKVIASGVAMGVFIHGTVHLACDFPRIASCPTPNFIATIGHGFHNRKPSYGDLLSSTVGLTGVIMVFVMTFSFTLALHSFRRNVVKLPWPLHNLAGFNAFWYAHHLFIAVYAMLIVHSIFIKLTAEWYHKTTWMYLAIPIIFYAGERFLRFFRENNYRVSIVKVAIYPGGVLALHMSKPPRFKYKSGMYMFIKCPNVSPFEWHPFSITSAPGDDYLSVHIRTLGDWTRALQRIFSKVCEPPAGTKSDPLAADGMLIAHGGKSPNRFPKLYIDGPYGAPAQSYTKYDILLLVGLGIGATPFISILRDLLNNIKYKEENIDESGSKGESSPGSGEGRRSKEGIPARAYFYWVTKEQGSFEWFKGVMNEIAESDQNRVIEMHNHLTSVYEEGDARSALIAMVQSLHHAKNGYDIVSGCRIRTHFGRPNWSRVFSKIAAAHMGARIGVFYCGPPMLANQLRSLSQEYTHSSNTRFDFHKENF; encoded by the exons ATGAACAACATACAGGCTAGCGTGGCAGTTTCTGCCAGAAACCCAAATGAGATATCACAAGGAGGAAATGGTGTGCAGTCGGAGCTCCACAGCATTGTTGTGCAGGGACCAAATGAAGAAATCCAGGATTACGGTAAGGAGGAGAAACCCATGTCTAAAACCCATGCTAATCAATCTTCATCATCAGGGGGGATTGAATTGGAATCCAGGAGTTCCATGAAGAGTAATCTAGGCCAAAAGCTTTCGTTTTCATCCAGGGTTAAATCTGAGATGACTGCAAGGATGTCAACCTTCAAGATCAACAAAAATTCTAGTTTTAGTAGCTCTAATGCTAGTAAAAGGCCTAAGTTTAATAGAACTGTATCGAGCGCAGAGAGGGGGCTGAAAAGCCTGAGATTTCTGGATAGAAGTGCTGAAAAAGATGCCTGGAAAACAGTAGAGAGACGCTTCGATCAGATTGCTGTTGAAGGAAGACTTTCCAGACAGAACTTTGGCTCATGTATAG GAATGGAGACAAAGGAGTTTGCTTTAGAACTGTTTGATGCTCTGAAACGAAGAAAGGGTCTGCAAAGTGATAGTGTCTCCAAGGATGAGCTCCATAAATTCTGGCAGGACATGGCTGATCAAAACTTCGATTCCAGGCTGcagatcttctttgatat GTGTGATAAGAATGGAGATGGAAGAATATCTGAAGATGAGGTCAAAGAG GTCATTGAGCTGAGCGCTTCTGCAAACAAACTGCAAAATATGAAGAGGAATGCTGCAGAATATGCAGCTTTGATCATGGATGAGCTTGACCCAGATAATTTAGGACACATAGAG ATATGGCAACTCGAGACTTTGCTACAAGGAATGGTGAAGTCTTATGGGAACGAAGAAGGCTTAAAGCAGAGCAAAAGGTTTTGTAGGACCATGATTCCCCAGCGTTGGAGGGGTCCGATTCATAGATATATGGAGGTGGCTAGTGAATATATTAAGGAGCACTGGAGGCGTATGTGGCTTATTTTACTGTGGATGGCAATAAATGCAGGCTTGTTCACATGGAAATTTATGCAATACAGAAACAGAAGTGCATTCCAGGTGATGGGTTATTGTGTTTGTGTAGCCAAGGGAGCTGCAGAAACATTAAAGTTTAACATGGCTCTTATTCTCTTCCCCGTCTGCCGTAATATTATCACCTGGCTCAGGTCCACCTTTCTGGGTTCCATTTTCCCTTTTGATGACAACATTAACGTTCACAAG GTAATTGCTTCAGGAGTTGCCATGGGTGTGTTCATTCATGGGACTGTGCATCTCGCCTGTGACTTTCCCAGAATTGCTTCGTGTCCAACGCCAAATTTTATTGCAACAATAGGACATGGCTTCCATAATAGAAAACCTAGTTATGGGGATTTACTGTCGAGCACAGTGGGCCTGACAGGAGTTATAATGGTGTTTGTCATGACATTCTCCTTCACCCTGGCCCTTCATAGTTTCAGAAGAAATGTGGTGAAGTTGCCTTGGCCTCTGCATAATCTGGCCGGGTTTAATGCTTTCTGGTACGCTCATCATTTGTTCATTGCTGTCTATGCTATGCTCATTGTCCATTCCATTTTCATAAAGCTCACAGCAGAATGGTATCACAAAACG ACTTGGATGTATCTAGCCATTCCTATAATTTTCTATGCCGGTGAGCGCTTTCTGAGATTCTTCCGTGAAAATAACTACAGAGTAAGCATAGTTAAG GTTGCAATATATCCTGGTGGTGTCCTTGCATTACACATGAGCAAACCCCCAAGATTCAAGTATAAAAGTGGGATGTACATGTTCATCAAGTGTCCAAATGTTTCTCCATTTGAATG GCATCCATTTTCCATTACCTCAGCTCCAGGAGACGACTACTTAAGCGTTCATATACGAACACTAGGTGATTGGACTAGAGCACTTCAGCGGATATTCTCTAAG GTTTGTGAGCCTCCTGCTGGCACTAAGAGCGATCCCCTTGCGGCTGATGGTATGTTGATAGCTCATGGAGGAAAATCTCCTAACAG ATTTCCCAAGCTCTATATTGATGGACCATATGGAGCTCCAGCCCAAAGCTATACAAAGTATGATATTCTGCTGCTGGTGGGACTGGGCATTGGGGCAACACCCTTCATCAGCATCCTCAGAGATCTTCTTAATAACATCAAATACaaggaagaaaatattgat GAGAGTGGAAGCAAAGGTGAATCGAGTCCAGGAAGTGGTGAAGGAAGGCGGAGTAAAGAAGGGATCCCTGCACGCGCATATTTCTACTGGGTTACAAAAGAGCAAGGGTCTTTCGAGTGGTTCAAAGGGGTCATGAATGAAATTGCAGAAAGCGATCAGAAC AGAGTGATTGAAATGCACAACCACTTAACGAGCGTGTATGAAGAAGGTGATGCCCGCTCAGCTCTGATAGCGATGGTGCAATCCCTGCATCATGCCAAAAATGGATATGACATCGTTTCAGGCTGCAGG ATTCGAACACACTTTGGGAGGCCAAACTGGAGCAGGGTGTTCTCCAAGATAGCTGCGGCCCACATGGGCGCTCGAATAG GGGTCTTCTATTGCGGGCCTCCTATGCTTGCAAATCAATTACGCTCACTTTCGCAGGAATATACCCACAGCTCAAACACTCGCTTTGATTTTCACAAAGAAAACTTCTAG
- the LOC131060579 gene encoding putative respiratory burst oxidase homolog protein H isoform X2 — MNNIQASVAVSARNPNEISQGGNGVQSELHSIVVQGPNEEIQDYERGLKSLRFLDRSAEKDAWKTVERRFDQIAVEGRLSRQNFGSCIGMETKEFALELFDALKRRKGLQSDSVSKDELHKFWQDMADQNFDSRLQIFFDMCDKNGDGRISEDEVKEVIELSASANKLQNMKRNAAEYAALIMDELDPDNLGHIEIWQLETLLQGMVKSYGNEEGLKQSKRFCRTMIPQRWRGPIHRYMEVASEYIKEHWRRMWLILLWMAINAGLFTWKFMQYRNRSAFQVMGYCVCVAKGAAETLKFNMALILFPVCRNIITWLRSTFLGSIFPFDDNINVHKVIASGVAMGVFIHGTVHLACDFPRIASCPTPNFIATIGHGFHNRKPSYGDLLSSTVGLTGVIMVFVMTFSFTLALHSFRRNVVKLPWPLHNLAGFNAFWYAHHLFIAVYAMLIVHSIFIKLTAEWYHKTTWMYLAIPIIFYAGERFLRFFRENNYRVSIVKVAIYPGGVLALHMSKPPRFKYKSGMYMFIKCPNVSPFEWHPFSITSAPGDDYLSVHIRTLGDWTRALQRIFSKVCEPPAGTKSDPLAADGMLIAHGGKSPNRFPKLYIDGPYGAPAQSYTKYDILLLVGLGIGATPFISILRDLLNNIKYKEENIDESGSKGESSPGSGEGRRSKEGIPARAYFYWVTKEQGSFEWFKGVMNEIAESDQNRVIEMHNHLTSVYEEGDARSALIAMVQSLHHAKNGYDIVSGCRIRTHFGRPNWSRVFSKIAAAHMGARIGVFYCGPPMLANQLRSLSQEYTHSSNTRFDFHKENF, encoded by the exons ATGAACAACATACAGGCTAGCGTGGCAGTTTCTGCCAGAAACCCAAATGAGATATCACAAGGAGGAAATGGTGTGCAGTCGGAGCTCCACAGCATTGTTGTGCAGGGACCAAATGAAGAAATCCAGGATTACG AGAGGGGGCTGAAAAGCCTGAGATTTCTGGATAGAAGTGCTGAAAAAGATGCCTGGAAAACAGTAGAGAGACGCTTCGATCAGATTGCTGTTGAAGGAAGACTTTCCAGACAGAACTTTGGCTCATGTATAG GAATGGAGACAAAGGAGTTTGCTTTAGAACTGTTTGATGCTCTGAAACGAAGAAAGGGTCTGCAAAGTGATAGTGTCTCCAAGGATGAGCTCCATAAATTCTGGCAGGACATGGCTGATCAAAACTTCGATTCCAGGCTGcagatcttctttgatat GTGTGATAAGAATGGAGATGGAAGAATATCTGAAGATGAGGTCAAAGAG GTCATTGAGCTGAGCGCTTCTGCAAACAAACTGCAAAATATGAAGAGGAATGCTGCAGAATATGCAGCTTTGATCATGGATGAGCTTGACCCAGATAATTTAGGACACATAGAG ATATGGCAACTCGAGACTTTGCTACAAGGAATGGTGAAGTCTTATGGGAACGAAGAAGGCTTAAAGCAGAGCAAAAGGTTTTGTAGGACCATGATTCCCCAGCGTTGGAGGGGTCCGATTCATAGATATATGGAGGTGGCTAGTGAATATATTAAGGAGCACTGGAGGCGTATGTGGCTTATTTTACTGTGGATGGCAATAAATGCAGGCTTGTTCACATGGAAATTTATGCAATACAGAAACAGAAGTGCATTCCAGGTGATGGGTTATTGTGTTTGTGTAGCCAAGGGAGCTGCAGAAACATTAAAGTTTAACATGGCTCTTATTCTCTTCCCCGTCTGCCGTAATATTATCACCTGGCTCAGGTCCACCTTTCTGGGTTCCATTTTCCCTTTTGATGACAACATTAACGTTCACAAG GTAATTGCTTCAGGAGTTGCCATGGGTGTGTTCATTCATGGGACTGTGCATCTCGCCTGTGACTTTCCCAGAATTGCTTCGTGTCCAACGCCAAATTTTATTGCAACAATAGGACATGGCTTCCATAATAGAAAACCTAGTTATGGGGATTTACTGTCGAGCACAGTGGGCCTGACAGGAGTTATAATGGTGTTTGTCATGACATTCTCCTTCACCCTGGCCCTTCATAGTTTCAGAAGAAATGTGGTGAAGTTGCCTTGGCCTCTGCATAATCTGGCCGGGTTTAATGCTTTCTGGTACGCTCATCATTTGTTCATTGCTGTCTATGCTATGCTCATTGTCCATTCCATTTTCATAAAGCTCACAGCAGAATGGTATCACAAAACG ACTTGGATGTATCTAGCCATTCCTATAATTTTCTATGCCGGTGAGCGCTTTCTGAGATTCTTCCGTGAAAATAACTACAGAGTAAGCATAGTTAAG GTTGCAATATATCCTGGTGGTGTCCTTGCATTACACATGAGCAAACCCCCAAGATTCAAGTATAAAAGTGGGATGTACATGTTCATCAAGTGTCCAAATGTTTCTCCATTTGAATG GCATCCATTTTCCATTACCTCAGCTCCAGGAGACGACTACTTAAGCGTTCATATACGAACACTAGGTGATTGGACTAGAGCACTTCAGCGGATATTCTCTAAG GTTTGTGAGCCTCCTGCTGGCACTAAGAGCGATCCCCTTGCGGCTGATGGTATGTTGATAGCTCATGGAGGAAAATCTCCTAACAG ATTTCCCAAGCTCTATATTGATGGACCATATGGAGCTCCAGCCCAAAGCTATACAAAGTATGATATTCTGCTGCTGGTGGGACTGGGCATTGGGGCAACACCCTTCATCAGCATCCTCAGAGATCTTCTTAATAACATCAAATACaaggaagaaaatattgat GAGAGTGGAAGCAAAGGTGAATCGAGTCCAGGAAGTGGTGAAGGAAGGCGGAGTAAAGAAGGGATCCCTGCACGCGCATATTTCTACTGGGTTACAAAAGAGCAAGGGTCTTTCGAGTGGTTCAAAGGGGTCATGAATGAAATTGCAGAAAGCGATCAGAAC AGAGTGATTGAAATGCACAACCACTTAACGAGCGTGTATGAAGAAGGTGATGCCCGCTCAGCTCTGATAGCGATGGTGCAATCCCTGCATCATGCCAAAAATGGATATGACATCGTTTCAGGCTGCAGG ATTCGAACACACTTTGGGAGGCCAAACTGGAGCAGGGTGTTCTCCAAGATAGCTGCGGCCCACATGGGCGCTCGAATAG GGGTCTTCTATTGCGGGCCTCCTATGCTTGCAAATCAATTACGCTCACTTTCGCAGGAATATACCCACAGCTCAAACACTCGCTTTGATTTTCACAAAGAAAACTTCTAG
- the LOC131857646 gene encoding uncharacterized protein LOC131857646 has translation MQRHITSLGYDVWVVVKTAYTSATTPKTSDEKKAYECDAKASNAICCGLSNDVLVKVMDCKNAKAIWDKLSSIYEGDDKVKEAKLQIFRARFESLKMTEDEKTADFFLRISEIVNSIRGLGETLEEKVVVKKVPRSLTPKYDSKVSALEERDLNKLTIDEMHGVLTAYEMRISEDIQPSKETAFKTQKKDNDSKLDKPDDETIFVSRLKRGSSRYRGKLPFKCFNYGKIGHYVAQCPSKEETSEDEDNRKLGKKKKIQNKKKTFFKKKSFYADVTDSCSGESLVGDETLFMAILSPNVTPEDTPFEHSESEIDLEGELKCALKEIKRLRKVFVTLKDQYQSVNECMSGLTLQLEENKRILEVTQGKLSDKEK, from the coding sequence ATGCAAAGGCATATTACCTCTCTAGGCTATGATGTGTGGGTTGTAGTTAAAACTGCCTATACCTCTGCTACTACCCCAAAAACCTCTGATGAGAAAAAGgcttatgaatgtgatgctaaggCGTCAAATGCTATATGTTGTGGTCTGTCAAATGATGTGTTAGTTAAAGTTATGGATTGCAAAAATGCAAAAGCCATATGGGATAAACTATCCAGTATTTATGAAGGTGATGATAAAGTTAAAGAAGCAAAACTGCAGATCTTTAGGGCTAgatttgaaagtttgaaaatgaCTGAAGATGAGAAAACGGCTGATTTTTTTCTTAGGATTTCAGAAATTGTAAATTCAATAAGAGGTCTTGGTGAAACTCTGGAGGAAAAGGTTGTTGTTAAAAAGGTCCCAAGGTCTTTGACACCGAAGTATGATTCCAAAGTCTCAGCTCTAGAAGAAAGAGACTTAAATAAACTTACTATAGATGAAATGCATGGTGTTTTAACTGCTTATGAAATGAGAATAAGTGAAGACATTCAACCTAGTAAAGAAACCGCATTCAAAACTCAGAAAAAAGATAATGATTCAAAGTTAGATAAACCTGATGATGAGACAATCTTTGTTAGTAGACTTAAAAGAGGATCAAGTAGATATAGAGGAAAActgcctttcaaatgttttaactatggaaAAATTGGCCACTATGTTGCTCAATGTCCTAGTAAAGAAGAAACTAGTGAAGATGAGGACAACAGAAagttaggaaagaaaaaaaaaattcaaaacaaaaagaaaaccttCTTTAAGAAAAAGAGCTTCTATGCAGATGTCACAGATAGTTGTTCAGGTGAATCTCTTGTAGGAGATGAAACCTTGTTTATGGCTATTTTATCTCCAAATGTGACTCCGGAGGACACTCCTTTTGAGCATTCTGAATCAGAAATTGATCTAGAAGGAGAACTGAAATGTGCCctcaaagaaatcaaaagattGAGAAAAGTTTTTGTTACTCTAAAGGATCAATATCAAAGTGTTAATGAGTGCATGTCTGGTTTAACTCTTCAAttagaagaaaataaaaggatTCTTGAAGTTACTCAAGGGAAATTGAGTGATAAGGAAAAATAA